One Streptomyces coeruleorubidus DNA segment encodes these proteins:
- a CDS encoding RICIN domain-containing protein codes for MTTSHERNGGVSDNTFHAAAAAQSGDQGIQINQFARTPRGPRSRVRFLLATIAVLLVFGGAGVALIKIADRDTASDRQGQSALAPADAVSRSPSPSPPSPSPTPGTSQAPAAPTASAPRASGPTRAPHAEEAAPPRDAVSTPPAPDEKQPRADRRDAAPRRFQNQTSGLCLAIPEASTRDTTAAVQWRCSTSASQLWALQPVPGGYRLRNMGSDKCLVADGKYGGAVSQRMCATAADQVWVRDDLERLRNPQSGWCLAIPYGSTKELEKPIQWTCTENLDQRWT; via the coding sequence ATGACGACATCTCACGAACGCAACGGTGGGGTGTCCGACAACACCTTCCACGCCGCCGCGGCGGCACAGAGCGGCGACCAGGGTATCCAGATCAACCAGTTCGCGAGGACACCACGGGGCCCTCGCAGCAGAGTGCGGTTCTTGCTGGCGACGATCGCGGTGCTGCTGGTCTTCGGCGGTGCGGGCGTGGCCCTTATCAAGATCGCGGATCGAGATACGGCCTCCGACCGGCAGGGGCAGTCGGCGCTCGCCCCGGCCGACGCGGTCTCCCGGTCGCCGTCGCCGTCCCCGCCGTCACCGTCACCTACGCCGGGCACCTCCCAGGCACCGGCTGCCCCTACGGCGTCCGCACCCCGTGCGAGCGGGCCGACACGGGCGCCCCATGCCGAGGAAGCCGCTCCGCCGCGCGACGCGGTGTCCACGCCCCCCGCCCCCGACGAGAAGCAACCCCGGGCGGACCGACGGGATGCGGCACCACGGAGGTTCCAGAACCAAACGAGCGGGCTGTGCCTCGCCATCCCCGAGGCCTCCACGCGCGACACGACCGCGGCGGTCCAATGGCGCTGCTCCACCAGTGCCAGCCAGCTCTGGGCGCTCCAACCCGTGCCGGGCGGCTACCGGTTGCGCAACATGGGGAGCGACAAGTGCCTGGTGGCCGACGGGAAGTACGGCGGCGCCGTCAGCCAGCGGATGTGCGCCACTGCCGCCGACCAGGTCTGGGTACGAGACGACCTCGAACGGCTCAGGAATCCGCAGAGCGGCTGGTGCCTGGCCATCCCGTACGGCAGCACGAAGGAGCTCGAAAAGCCCATTCAATGGACGTGCACTGAGAACCTCGACCAACGATGGACCTGA
- a CDS encoding MFS transporter, with product MRCASVDSLWGTASEGAVITAHCGSAASAFVAFAAFGSFWGVWGASLPRVQDQARISDGELGFALLFVGAGALPAMLLAGRALDRWGLRVAAGAIGGLGIIGVALALTAVSLPSLCTALTIGGAASGAADVTMNAVAGRAERDTGQPVIARAHGTFSTFVVLTSLSTGVAAAAAWPLAVPFIGVAVLSLTAGAALLKTLPPWEITCSGDTVVTASSAPSHSNMGALLPIGALGALAFASENAHQSWSAVFAQDELHAGKGLTAVAPAVFAGTVAITRFAVAGLKATHEQSVILAGSLAAAGGTLIIAAAPTLLIAALGLVVAGAGTAVLFPALLGIVSRDVEESHRGRATSVITTVSYLGFLLGPVYVGLWADATGLRGAMTAVAALAAALFFLTSPLLGLSRSSGK from the coding sequence ATGAGGTGTGCCTCTGTCGATAGCCTCTGGGGCACTGCATCTGAGGGAGCCGTCATCACTGCACACTGCGGCTCAGCAGCTTCAGCGTTCGTCGCCTTCGCAGCTTTTGGCTCGTTCTGGGGAGTGTGGGGCGCATCTCTCCCCCGGGTGCAGGATCAAGCCCGCATCAGCGACGGTGAGCTCGGGTTCGCCCTGCTGTTCGTGGGCGCCGGCGCTCTTCCCGCGATGCTGCTGGCAGGCAGAGCACTCGATCGCTGGGGGCTGAGAGTCGCCGCGGGAGCTATCGGAGGGCTGGGCATCATCGGAGTCGCCTTGGCGCTGACGGCGGTGAGCCTTCCGAGCCTGTGCACCGCGCTCACCATCGGCGGCGCTGCCAGCGGCGCGGCCGACGTGACGATGAATGCCGTGGCCGGACGCGCCGAGAGAGACACCGGACAGCCGGTCATTGCCCGCGCGCACGGCACGTTCTCCACGTTCGTGGTCCTTACCAGCCTCAGCACGGGCGTTGCCGCCGCCGCTGCCTGGCCGCTCGCGGTGCCGTTCATCGGGGTCGCCGTACTCTCCCTGACAGCCGGCGCCGCCCTGCTCAAAACGCTGCCTCCCTGGGAAATCACCTGCAGTGGCGACACCGTGGTAACGGCGTCCTCAGCACCAAGCCACTCGAACATGGGGGCGCTGCTGCCCATCGGGGCGCTGGGGGCGCTGGCTTTCGCGAGCGAGAATGCCCACCAGAGCTGGAGCGCGGTCTTCGCCCAGGACGAACTGCACGCCGGGAAGGGCCTCACTGCGGTGGCACCCGCCGTTTTCGCGGGAACGGTGGCGATCACACGGTTCGCCGTCGCGGGGCTGAAGGCCACCCACGAACAGTCCGTCATCCTGGCCGGATCGCTGGCCGCGGCCGGTGGCACGCTCATCATCGCTGCCGCACCCACGCTGCTCATTGCCGCGCTGGGGCTTGTGGTGGCCGGTGCCGGAACCGCCGTGCTCTTCCCGGCTCTCCTGGGCATCGTCTCGCGCGACGTCGAAGAGTCCCACCGAGGCCGCGCGACTTCCGTCATCACCACTGTGTCCTACCTGGGTTTCCTCCTCGGCCCCGTCTACGTCGGCCTATGGGCCGACGCGACCGGACTGCGCGGGGCCATGACCGCCGTCGCGGCCCTCGCCGCTGCCCTGTTCTTCCTGACGTCCCCGCTACTTGGCCTCAGCCGATCCAGCGGCAAATGA
- a CDS encoding IS3 family transposase (programmed frameshift) yields MARPSPYPPELRERAVRMVAEIRPNYPTEWAAMKAVAAKLGIGAAETVRTWVRKAEVDAGQRPGTSSEEAAEIKRLKAENAELRRANEILKAASGFLRGRARPAVEALIAFIDEHRQVFGVEPICRVLTGHGLKIATSTYYAAKNRAPSARSVRDAELKTQISRVHTDNFSVYGVRKIWRQLHREGIPVARCTVARLMRDLGLEGARRGKKIRTTIRDDDDQDRAGDLLGRDFTASRPNERWVADFTYVATWPGIVYVAFVVDVFSRAFVGWSAATSKRAKLVLDALDMALWRRDRAGTPAGLGLVHHADAGSQYTSFAFTAHLVDAGIDASIGTVGDALDNALMESQIGLYKTELIKPRKPWHGLADIELATAEWVDWFNNQRLHTAIGDIPPHEHETNYYAQHQPQPAAGANA; encoded by the exons ATGGCACGTCCGTCCCCCTACCCTCCCGAGCTTCGCGAGCGTGCGGTGCGCATGGTCGCGGAGATCCGCCCGAACTATCCGACCGAGTGGGCCGCGATGAAGGCGGTCGCGGCCAAGCTGGGAATCGGCGCGGCGGAAACGGTGCGGACCTGGGTCCGCAAGGCGGAGGTGGACGCCGGTCAGCGTCCCGGCACCTCGTCGGAGGAGGCTGCGGAGATCAAGCGGCTCAAGGCCGAGAACGCCGAACTGCGGCGAGCCAATGAGATCTTGAAGGCGGCGTCGG GCTTTCTTCGCGGCCGAGCTCGACCGGCCGTCGAAGCGCTCATAGCGTTCATCGACGAGCATCGGCAGGTGTTCGGGGTCGAGCCGATCTGCCGTGTCCTGACCGGCCACGGGCTGAAGATCGCGACGAGCACCTACTACGCCGCCAAGAACCGCGCCCCCAGCGCGCGGTCGGTCCGCGACGCGGAGCTGAAGACGCAGATCAGCCGCGTCCACACGGACAACTTCAGCGTCTACGGGGTCCGCAAAATCTGGCGGCAGTTGCACCGCGAGGGCATACCAGTGGCCCGCTGCACCGTCGCCCGGCTGATGCGCGACCTGGGCCTGGAGGGCGCCCGACGCGGGAAGAAGATCCGCACCACAATCCGGGACGACGACGACCAGGACAGGGCTGGTGACCTGCTCGGGCGCGACTTCACCGCGTCACGTCCCAACGAGCGGTGGGTGGCTGACTTCACCTATGTCGCCACCTGGCCGGGGATCGTCTACGTCGCGTTCGTCGTGGACGTGTTCTCACGGGCATTCGTGGGCTGGTCCGCTGCCACCAGCAAGCGGGCCAAGCTCGTCCTCGATGCCCTCGACATGGCCTTGTGGCGACGCGACCGGGCCGGAACTCCCGCTGGGCTGGGGCTGGTTCATCATGCGGACGCGGGCAGTCAGTACACGTCTTTCGCGTTCACCGCGCACCTCGTCGACGCCGGCATCGACGCCTCGATCGGCACCGTCGGCGACGCCCTGGACAACGCGCTCATGGAGTCCCAGATCGGCCTCTACAAAACGGAGCTGATCAAGCCCCGCAAGCCCTGGCACGGCCTCGCCGACATCGAGCTCGCCACCGCGGAATGGGTCGACTGGTTCAACAATCAGCGTCTCCACACAGCGATCGGAGACATCCCGCCCCACGAGCACGAGACCAACTACTACGCTCAACACCAGCCCCAACCGGCGGCTGGAGCCAACGCATAG